The nucleotide sequence ATCTGTAACTCccctcctattttttttttttccggtcaATAATTTGATCTGTAACTCCCCTCCTATTAGGCAACCTTTGAAAAaactttttataaaattctttagtttttttaatttaaaaagtataGCACAAAAAAGACAGGGCTCATGAATCCCCCCGTCCAGATTCCTTGCACTGCTTTAAAGGTCTAATGGTATTTAAAatcccaacaggatcctctcccgATCCTTTTGGTGATGATCTTATAGATTTGTGAAATGTATCCATTTATCATATATCgtatggttaatttttttttaaatattgtttgagtttaattttaaataaaaatatttaaaataatttctaatcatatgatatacaatgaacgaacaAGATTAACGAATTATTAGAATTCTTCCAAAGAAAATCTAGGGAGAATCCGAATTCTTTGAAATAGATAGTTGCGGTCCAATATGCTAAATGTCATCCCCCCCCCACACCAACACCAAAAACACATCGTCACATACTATATTTATTTAATAGAATTCGGTGTCACTCTTTTCAAACGGCAAAGCCTATATGCTAAATGTCACCCACCCacaccacacccccccccccccccacaaaaACACATCGTCACATACTATATTTATTTAATAGAATTCGGTGTCACTCTTTTCAAACGGCAAAGCCTCCTTCCTATCATCAATTAATTAGAAGTAGATTGTCTGTCCTTCTGTTACTgtatcctttttatttttttttatttgtacggtcacagttaagtcacattaatattttatattcttattattttttgttttattatctttattaaaaaattaatataaaatattgacatgatTTAACCGTAACCGCACAAATAAAAGATGATAGAAAAGGCACGAAAAtaagagggcagacaatctaccTCCCAATTAATGCAAGCCAGCAACGCCAAGAGCACCAACTTATTTCCATCACATCAACCAGCAACTTGTAAGTAATGTTGGCGATCCTCAATTTTGTGAGGAGCCTAAGCTAATCAACCTGTTatgtatatttgtattttttccGTAGCCTGATACGTTAGAAATCAGCAAATTTGGTTCATTAACACAATAAACCACAAGGTCTATTGCAATATTACACTACATATTAGGCTACGGAAAATAATACAAATGTACATAATAGTGAACCCATATAGTAAAAAACCATTCAATTAGGGGTGTGCTAGGcacacatctctttttacttctcatgtacctcttgttaatttctgttatttgatcttcttcaattcaaccAATCTTACGactgaaaattaaaaggatgtgcgaaaagtaaaaaatagtgtgtgaatagcacgcCTCTTCAATTATCTCCAAAAAGAAACACGTAACTCAcaagtaatcaaaacacttcCTCTTCACTAGATCTTAGGTTCGAGTTAAAAGataatttgaatcacattattgctagtttatTATAAAACTAAGCCTTCGTGAGTGCAAAGGATAtcgttttttcaaaaaaaataaaatataaaaatgctttctttctttcttatgctcaaaagaaaaaacagtttCTTCCTTCCCCTTGATCTTTACACCTGTGAATTTGCTTTTGCAATTTGAAGGCTTAAAACAGGAAGCAGCTAATGCCATACAGTGAGCAGCAGAAGATGAAGTGGAAATCAGCATTCAGTACTACTACCATTACTACTACATGATGAAGACAAACTTATAAGAAAATAgcctcccccctcccccaaaCGTCCAACTGTACACcgaaaaacttcaaacttaaAAGTTAGACCAAACCAACCCCTCCCAAATAAAACTAAACAACACATACAGTAAAAACGCTAGTACGATTCGTGCAATTTTAGAACGAACACTTACattcccagaaaaaaaaaaaactatgactTCATATGCTAAGAAGATCAGGCGGCGGAGACTGCAGTGGTGGCTGGTCTTTCGTGTCTTTTGACGTTGTACCTGGAGACTCTGATGCAGTAGTGGCAGGGGGAGGGGAGGACTCTGTGATGGCTGAATCCTCTACCAGTTTTGAGCCAGGTGCCTTTGGAAGCTCGGTTAGAATTTGAACCACTTCTCGCATTGTTGGACGCTCCACTGCTTGTTCTTCCACGCACAGCATTGCAACGTAAAATACGTGCATAACCTCATGGAGAGGAACTGAAGGGAGTCTAGGGTCAAGGATTTTGAGGACTCCTTCCTTGTTTGAGTCTGTCATTTTTCGCACCCACTGGACTATGTCTACTCCGTCCCCAAATTCACCAACCGGTTTCCTGCCGCTAACAAGCTCCAAGAGAACCACACCGAAGCTATAAACGTCGCTCTTCTCATCAACCTTCAACGTGTATGCATACTCTGCACAAACCAAAAGCCATTTACAAATTAATTAGGTGCTCATCCACTTCAATTGTCAATTTTTGTGGGTTACAGTAAAAAGTCGTTAAATTTCATCTACTTTCAACGAAGCCTACCAACCACTAAATCAAATTTTCAATCAAAATCATATATGCAATTATGAAACCAAAAGTCAAATTTCGCCAGATTACAAAGAAGCTTCTGCAAGAAATAAATGCAAAGACCTTACACATATAGTACTATCAGGGAACCAAAACTCAACTCAGTTAGTACATTTTTACACAGTAATAAAGTAACCAAAAATTCAAAGATTGAATGAGCATATCACACCTGGAGCAATATATCCATAAGAACCAGCAATTGCGGACATGCATTCGGATGTTCCGGAATCCTGCAGGAACTTGGCAAGGCCGAAATCAGCAACATGAGCTTCGAAATTGGAGTCGAGAAGGATGTTATTCGACTTCACGTCCCTGTGGACGATCAAAGGCGAGCAGTCGTGGTGAAGATAGCATAGACCCTTCGCAGCCTCAATGGCGATTTTGTACCTTGTGTCCCAATGCAAGTGACCCCCTTTCTTACCATGAAGAACTTCACCCAAGCTCCCATTGGGCATGTACTCATAGACCAAAAGATTTGTCTCGTGATTCGAACAGAAACCCAATAGTCGAACAATGTGCCTGTGCCGAATTCGACCAAGAGTTTGGATTTCGGCGTTGAATCCGTGGTCGTGGGAGGAGCCTCTGCTCATTGCAGGGAGTCTTTTGACAGCCACATTGTCACCACTAGGCATAGCTCCTTTGTACACAATCCCAGCCCCTCCTTTCCCAATAATGTTGTCCTCCTTCAACGAATCCAACACATCATCAACCGTGAAGTCCAACCGTTGGAATGCAGTCAGTTTCCAAGCTCGGGAATCGCTTGCTTTCTTCAACGACCGGGCCTTGATTATCGCTGCAACAGCGAATATGATCGAGCACAGAAGCAACCCAATAACAAGCAACAGCTTCAGTGAAGCAGTGAGTGCACCTTTGACATGAGGTTGGTGAGTGCCATTGGCAACCCCGTCTTTGCAGGGAACCAAATAGGGACCGCAGAGATCGGGGTTTCCCAGAAACGATGTGTAATTGAAGTAACTGAACTGACCGGTCCCCGGAACCAAACCCGAAAGATTGTTATACGAAAAGTCCACAGATGTCAGGCTCTGCATTGTGGATATAGACGACGGAATGCTGCCCACAAGATGGTTTCTCGACAGGTTGAGGTAGTTCAGTATCCTCATACCAGTAATCTCCTTCGGAATCTCGCCGGAGAGCTCGTTTCGGCTGAGATCGACGAATGTCAAGAGCTTGCAATGGCTGATTTCGGGGGTTATGGGACCCATGAACTTGTTGTGCTTGAAATCCATCTTGGATACCTGCTGTAATCGCCCAATCTCGGGTGGAATTCGACCCGAGAACTTGTTTCCGTCGAGAAGAAGCTTCTGGACGCCGGAGAAGTTGCCGATGCTGGGCGGAAGAGACCCGGAAAGCCGGTTATTGGAGAGACTAATCTGGCCGAGATTCCCCGAGATTGAATCTGTCTCGGGAAACGAACCGTCTAAGAGATTATCCTGCAACTCGACTTGTGTAAGCTTGGGCAAACTAAGCAGCCCTTTCGGAATCGACCCGTTGAGGTAGTTGTCACCCATTCGAATCCGACTCAGCGAATCGCACCGGCCAAGCGACTCGGGAATCGGCCCGAAAAGGAAGTTTGACAGAGTGATGAGGGTCTGGAGATTGTTCCCGAAACACATATCGGGAGGGAGAGTTCCCGTCAACTTGTTCGACGAAAGGTCGAGAATTTGGAGCTTCCCATTTTTGCCCAGACCCTGAGGTATGCTGCCGGTGAAGTTGTTCTCCCAGAGCTGCAACACCTGGAGCTCCGGCAAGTCGCCGATAAAGTCGGGAATGGCGCCATGGAGCCTGTTTCGGAAGAGATTCAAAAGGGTCAAGTTCTTGAGCTCCGAAAAGGAACCCGGAATCTCGCCCGTAAACACGTTGTTGGATAAGTCCATGGATTTCAAGCTCTTGAGGTAACCCAGCTCGAGTGTCAACGACCCGGAAAGAGCATTGACCTGGAGAAACAGGGTGTCGACATTTTGCAGTCGACCCACTTCCGGCGGGATCTCTCCAGTTAAGTTACAGTTGGCGGCGTCGAAGCGGACGAGATTGGACAAGTTTCCAATTTCGGGCGGTATTCCGCCTTCGTAGCTGTTGAAGTAGCCGATGTAGAGCTCTTTCAAGGTGGTTAAGTTTCCAATTTCGGGGGGTATTGGGCCGCCGAGTTCGTTGCCGGAGACGGCTAAGTACTCGAGGAATGGGAAGCGGCCGAACTCGGGAGGGATCTGGCCGGAGAAGAAGTTGCCGCCCAAATGCAAGTGGCGGAGGGAGGTCATGTGGGTGACGGAGACGGGGAGGTCACCGGTGAGGTTGTTGTTGTAGAGGTCGAGGACGGTGAGGCGGGTGAGGTTGGAGAGCTGAGGGGGGAAGGTGGTGTTGAAGACGTTGTTGGAGAGGTTGAGGAGGCGGAGGCCGGAGAGGGCGGAGATCTCAGGCGGGATGGGACCCGAGAACTGGTTATCAGCGAGGGTGAGGTTGGCGAGGAAGCGGAGGTGGGCGAGGTCAGGGGAGAGAGTGCCGGTGAGGTCGAGGCCGGAGAGGTCGAGGGAGGTGACGTAGCGGCGGGAGGAGTCGCAGGTGACGCCGGACCAAGTGCAGTGGCTGGTGGTGGGGGTCCAGGTGGAAAGGGCGGAGTTGGGGTCGGAGGTTATGGAGGACTTGAGGGAGAGGAGGGCGCGGTAGTTGGACATTGCGATGGCGGAGAGAgagtggtggtggaggaggaggaggaggaggaagaaaaggagcCGCATTTTTCGTGGTGTTTGGGTGGGCGGTGTGTggaggagagaagagaaagagggagaggcGGGGTGTAGAGAGTAGCTGGAGTGAGAGTGAGACTTTATTCTCTTCTTCCGTAAGAAGTAGAGATTGTGTGATTTTATTgtcttatttttaaatttaaaaaaaaaataataaattaaaaaaaaaaaaaaaaaaaaaaagagaaagataaaGGAAGATGggtttgaaatatttgattgaaAGTTTTGgacttttattgtttttttcttttcagtatgaaagaaaatataaaagaataggACTCTTTTGGGTCAGAAAAGGGTCCTTTGTGAGAGTAAAAAAAGTCCTTTTTGGAGGAAAATatagctttttgtttttgtttctgaaTCTTATGCTGAtaccccttttttattttatttataaagttgGATAAATAATTGATGTTCAATGTATGTGTTTGAATTATGAATGTACTATTCGATTATATAAGTTGGAATTGACAAAATCGTATGTTATGGCTACAAATGGACAACCATCATGTATATCACAACTGTAAAATGGGCCTGGTATTCGGCCCCGACCAAGCCCTACCCGGTCTTACATTATTGGTTTTCAATTACCATTTCAACTTAGTTATTTGTTTAGTTAATTTAGTCAATTAGATTACATAAGTATTGATAACAAGTTAATTACATTAAAGaaacttcaaacttcaaagTATTTAAATTGCATCCAACCATATCGAGTCGGGCCTTAGAATCGATTAACAATGGtttagtttggtttgatttcaaTGGTGGTGTTCGTCAAAACCGAATCAAATTGAACTATTAAATCTAAAACAGAAGTATTGGACTTCAAACAGACATTGCTGCTTGattttgtttaataattttCGAATTGGTTTTGGATTTTCTCCTTAAGACCCTATCTGAATTCTTAACCCTTTTCTTTCTTAGAAGATAGCCCTTCTAATGTAATTTCAATTTGGTTCATTTTCGATTCAATTCAATGCCCATTTGAGTTCCATATTATATAACCTATATATgtttgaaatttagattttgagACAACTAATATTAATGTTGACCATGATATATCCAGTTGGTGGGTTTTGAAAAtaatataagtttaaaaattaattGGAGCTTAACGAATGTGAGATTTCAATAAGTTGAGTATTTGTTTGGCCATAAAAATTAATTGGGGCTTaactaatatattttaataGTCGTTGCTTGCTCGAGATATTTGTCTCTTGATCTTAACCTTTATTTATGTGTTATTTGTAGGTAGTGCTATATATCAACGtatctttttttacttttcatactcttttctcaattttttactatcagatcgaatgaattgaaaaaaaaaaatatgataaaaattaacaaaagtgtgtgaaaagtaaaaatgaatgattatgggtgatACAGAACTTGGgtgattgtttttttcttttggcaatTCGCACATTATTAATGGGGCTTAACCTTCTTGTTTTTTCATTTGGCAATTCGCACATAATTAATGGGGCTTAACCTTAATTCGCTCCTCTCACATCACAATAAttagcattcatttatcacagCATAATTGATAACCTAGAATATAAAGGTATGTTATGCACAAACCGAAGGAGATAATAAGAAAATCCGATGCTAACTCCCGCGGCGGAGTTAGCTAGTCTTCCATCGCGGAAATGACATAGAATTTTTTACCACTATACTATTataatcttttaaaattttgtttaggAAGTAGTTTTCACACTCTTTTTATGGTCATGCACGCTTCCATTTCTCTTCTAGCCTCAAAATTGAGTCagtgaaacaaaatcaacaaaaaaataaataaactgacAGGAGTGCAGAAAGACTCATTTCTTTAAGAGCATAGgctttaacatttaaaattcGTCTAAGCCCAATTTTGTGCTCAACATATGCATAGCATTTAGGCACTTACTAGTTTTATTTGATTCAATTGAAAGAGATCCAAACGCTAAgacaaaaatcaaaatgaaagaaGCTTGTTACTGCTCAAGTATTTTCTTCATATGCCGATTCTTAGCTTGTAAAGCTTCTAATTCTTTTTTGTGGAGGTGCAGATGGTGGTGGCCGCATTATAGCATCCTATATCATTTTAGCAACCTCCATGACTTTCTTCTTGATGTTGGTGGCTTGAGTTGTAGTGCAGAGTTGGTTGTTTTGCATTGAGTTTGGAGGCTAATAGCATATGatttttgttggggggggggggggggtggtcaCTGTTAGTTGGTGGACACTATGCTTCTATGACtttctattgattttagagACAAATCCTAGTTAATTTAACAGATTTTTAACTGGGGTTACGAATGTaacattttcaataggttggGTATTTGTTTGGAATGTTCAAAAAGGTAGAGACTAATTTGGAATGACACTAAAAGGTTATGGGGTTTTAGGTATTTAATCCTATATTTATctcaaagaaatttttttctctctttcaaaTATTAAGAAACCCGATAAATATTGATTTAGCCAAATTGGCTAGACCAATGTGTTTCCTTTTATGCACCCAAGTTCAAATTGTTTTTCTTGTAGATTAGAAGAATTAGTGTACATTATCTTGTTAtctgttaagaaaaataaaagtctTACCGAAACTAATTTTGACGGTTAagaattaaggaaaaaaaaagaaagtattagaaaaaaaaaaacttagctAGATTCTACTTTTAGTTGGACTAACTTAAGAATTAGAACATcaccaaatgagatgtcaaaatccTAAGTGGAATGTTACTGTGCCTATTTGACATCAAAGATATATCCAAAGGAAGTGTTATTTGCTTatttgatttgaaaactttgtgaTTAGGAGtcaaatttatctttaattCGTTTTAATGGTTTAATGGTTTAATGGTGGGTCTCTTATTTCACtaacatttcaaccaataaaaattttgtttcaacgttattttaataattacaaccatttaaacatcTACTTAAATAAGAAAATTACATTTGACAATTCGGTAAGAGAAgtacaaaatttgacataagaaTTTAGATTTTCACATCAAGCATCAATTGTAATTTGAGTCTTAGAATTTGACATTTCATTTGGGGTCGTAAATGTCTTGGCAAACACAACATTAGTGTCATTTTATAGCTTACATTCATCTTTGTTTGGGTGATGTTAGAGAGACCATTTTTTAGGCTAGATTTTGTAAACTACATAATGTGACGGTTGATGGTTAGATCATTTCCTAAatcattaaaaagaaaagtCTAACAATCAACTGTCACATTATATAATTCACAAAACATAGTCTTAACAATAGTATCGtagcattttcctttttgtttgcaGGTGATCAAACCATCGATCATTTTCTACTTGTTGACCAAAACTTTAAGCAAACAAGTTTTGATCTAGCATTAGCTAATTTATAAGATTAATTAATCAGCAAAATCTGTCCAACGGATGACAAAATCTAATTACTTCTAgaaagaagattttttttttttttttttaaacaaacgatagcATTAGTATACGATAGATGTCCCGATCTCTTTAcgacatttaattaattatgaatCACAAGTAATACtattaatttagggtttagttGATAACTAGAAATTATTGATGGTGATAGAGTTCCTAAATCTTGTAAAATATTTGAAACTATATGCCAATGAATAATTGGGAGGCAAGTAGGCACACCCTCGGATACCTTTGAATGCGTTAAACTTAATATTATCGTCCACATATGCATTTTTTATACGTTTTAAACTTGTGATTTGCTACTTATCTATTATGGATCAGATTTTTTTATTCTGTTAATCCGAGCATTTGAGACGTGCTTAACTTGATATCAAATGAAGTGACGATGAATATCTCAAACCATTAATTTGTCTTTTGTGCAACTAATTACTTTAATATCATGTTTTTTCAATAATACTCCTCCGACTTCGGATACCACCGCAACATccaaattaataacataatacACGGTGCTTTAATTTTGCTTTTCACATATGTTTATCATAAATAATTTGAAAGACCGTGCAAGTCCACGTTTCAGGTAAAGGAAGCCGATTTTAACTAATCATATTTATCCTCTCATACTGTCATACATTAATTCCTCTTTTACTTGTAACCATCAAATTGAAACAATTGCTGCCACGCACGGCTATACGACAAAATCCGCAATGCTCTCCACCTTCATGTATGAATGATATTGTCCAACTTTGTTGATTAATGAGGGGGTGAGCCCGGTTCCCCGGTGACATGCATATTATTCTtggtaaaaaaaattgggaTTGGGACCCTCTTGTTGGATCAAGGATGAACGGTGGGACACATTAACTCGATGATACGTTGGGGCCGGGCCCCATTGGGAGATACACTCTATAGACAAAGTGACCGCAAAggttaaataaattaattgaaattccTTATTGCATGGTTTGAACAAGGGTCCAAATCATTGAACAAATTTATCACTACATATATAACACTCTGTGTATACCAATCTACTTTCTCAATGTTAAATCTCCTAAACTCTATTcgtaaattaaacacaaattaagAACTTCTCAATTCTTATTATTAGAAAATTGAAGTGACGGCACGATGTAACTAGAATGTCGACGAATCGGTCTCGTAACATTAAGCCATATGTTGGTTCGTTTTAAAGCCAAAATCGATCAAAAACTGAATCGACCAGTCCAGTTAAGTTTCGACCtagttttgattttggttttcaattcaaaatgccTACAAATACGATCCATACTCTCATTGAGTAGATCCCCAAAGTAAAATTCGAAtgcaagttatatatatatatatatatatatatatatatatatatatatatatatatatcaacaaaGGTTCTTCTGCTAGGTTTATGTGATTAGACAAATATTTAtgcttttatattattaatttagaGGAATATGATCAACGAATCACGATCATAACAAATGTCCGGAGACAATTTGACAAGataatatttataatttaataattatctGAGTACTGAGGAGCTTTAACGGTTCTAATCTAAGTTCTATATCGATTTTTATGTTTCACTGTTGGATTATACTTAATCCGACATTAAAAAGGGAGTGTATAATTTTTTGCATAGGTGATTAATAAAATGAGAAAGTGAAATGATTatcagcaaaaaataaaaataataaattaaataataaataaaaaagaaaagaaaagaaatgaaaaatgagtGGTAATAATATGTAATAATTAAAGAGGAATAATTTTGCTGGGTTGGATAAATCTGGTCAAACAAGATTGACTGACATGTTGGGCCACGAGACGTCGTGTTTTAGGACCAATAGCCCCATATGTTACGTtaaaagatttttcagtgtcaTCAGATTATAGAGtcatacatcacgtgttattatataaatgatgaaatatgtatgttaaaaagttaataacttaaaaaatacaattttttaccaattatataaaaatatgtggtGTACCACCTGTGTTTCGGTTACAAATAAAAAGTTCTCATGTTATCTCCACCTACAtaaaaatggaaggatgattCTTTTCCCTCATAATATCTATTCCCTTTCCTCTTTTCCTATTCAGACGGATATAGTGAAGCTACGTcaaaatcttatattgattttttatagaaacaATAAGAAAAAAGCAAAATGTGAGAGAAAGGAAGGACAGGAAATGAATAGGAGAGGAAAGAATCTCATTCCATAAAAATGGGGGTGGGGTTACCACTTAACCTTATGCTCTCAATTTCTCGTTCTATCTTTTTGCCTATATTATGATGATCGAAGCTTTTTATAGTTGGATTTTCTCGTTCTACTTTCTCAATTTTAATTGCAAAATTTTAGTGATTAGTTGAAGGATAAGGTTTGTCATAGCCATTAGACGACTAAAAAATTTCGACATAGTTGATCTTTAAAATGTAACTTAAAAGACAAATAATTCGAATCATGATGGGATATTGTATGATATGAGAATAACAATTCAGAATAGTAGGACAAAAATGTTGCTACTTGCCGGCATTCCTCATTACTCTTTTACCCCTGCAGCTAGATGGAAATTACAGTCGTCTGATCCTCTGGCACAGGCTCACAGTACAACTCAGGTGGTCCCAACCACAGGAAAATGGCCCCAGAAAGAAAATGACTTTGCAGTCCTTCCACCCCAAAGAAAGGGACACAATAACAATATTGTGGGGTGCGTGGGGGGGACGGGGGGAAGGTGCTTCTTTCTCTTCTGTGACCATAATGCCCTTCAATTGGTGGGCAATTGTAACAAGTGTCTCCATCAAAGATTCAAAAGGGCAGCTGAGCTGAGCGCACAACTGAACTGATCATGTGGTTTAAAGGCTGTTATGGTAATTTGAGTCGGAGGTCTCCAGCTAACCAAAGCTTTGTTCAAACTTGAAAAGATTCAAAAGGCAATGATTTTTTTGGATCCTCTGTTTTAATTAACAAACTTGGTACTGACAAGTGGGAACATAAGTGATCTAGTATTATAATctggtgatattttttttacttgtaaataagaAGTTTTAATTCGATACTAAATTGGATTGTCTATAGTGTATAGCTTAACTGAACTCCTCATTCCCTTAGTGTACgttgtaaaaaataataataatgagagtATAAATGacatatctttttgtttttctcaatCAGGGTTGCAAAATTATGGGATCACTTCATCAAGATCACATGCTCCAATTATAATGACACAAACAATTGTGGCAAATTATCTGATTTCATCTCTTATTTGAGCAAACATCACATACaaggtttgttttttattatctaaatatttgtttttatcACAAGAAAAATCAACTTGTACACAAATTTGAGCCTTGAATTTGGCATCTAATGGTCTAATTTAGAACGAATAGACCCACACCCACATGCGATTGTTGACCTTATTATGTGAGACTCtggtatttttttggtttgagttACATCATTGTGGGGTATTTGGTAGGAAAAACAATTAAAGTTTAGTAGGGCACTGTGAAtgtaaaattaaagttttattATATAACTAATTAACAATATGAGATTTGGTTTGATCATTCTTTGAAGTAGGATGaatttcaagcctaacacgtttATTGCTTAAATTAGGTGACATGAAGCGCGTGTGACAATTAAGCTTTACATGAAGAATGACCCAACTCATTATAAGCTCTTACAATATTGGTTATTCTCTGAAGTGGGACTTGCCATTCACATTAGTACCTTCTTAGTTGTTTAATAATAGGTACCATTTTTTCACAAACCATCAAATTTTCTAGTATTTCTGTTAGGTTTAGTGTTATTTTCAACCATTCAAATTGGAAAGCCAGAcaataaaaaatacaataaatttaaATAACTCGTTTAAAAAGACAAGATTGGATGCGTTACTTTCAAGTATTTAGTACAATTACCATTTTATAgtcaaatcaaaataataaaaggttATTTTTTCATCAACAAATCGAAAGAAAATTATGAGAGTTTAGTTGCTAAACttttcc is from Pyrus communis chromosome 10, drPyrComm1.1, whole genome shotgun sequence and encodes:
- the LOC137747584 gene encoding leucine-rich repeat receptor-like serine/threonine-protein kinase BAM1 — its product is MRLLFFLLLLLLHHHSLSAIAMSNYRALLSLKSSITSDPNSALSTWTPTTSHCTWSGVTCDSSRRYVTSLDLSGLDLTGTLSPDLAHLRFLANLTLADNQFSGPIPPEISALSGLRLLNLSNNVFNTTFPPQLSNLTRLTVLDLYNNNLTGDLPVSVTHMTSLRHLHLGGNFFSGQIPPEFGRFPFLEYLAVSGNELGGPIPPEIGNLTTLKELYIGYFNSYEGGIPPEIGNLSNLVRFDAANCNLTGEIPPEVGRLQNVDTLFLQVNALSGSLTLELGYLKSLKSMDLSNNVFTGEIPGSFSELKNLTLLNLFRNRLHGAIPDFIGDLPELQVLQLWENNFTGSIPQGLGKNGKLQILDLSSNKLTGTLPPDMCFGNNLQTLITLSNFLFGPIPESLGRCDSLSRIRMGDNYLNGSIPKGLLSLPKLTQVELQDNLLDGSFPETDSISGNLGQISLSNNRLSGSLPPSIGNFSGVQKLLLDGNKFSGRIPPEIGRLQQVSKMDFKHNKFMGPITPEISHCKLLTFVDLSRNELSGEIPKEITGMRILNYLNLSRNHLVGSIPSSISTMQSLTSVDFSYNNLSGLVPGTGQFSYFNYTSFLGNPDLCGPYLVPCKDGVANGTHQPHVKGALTASLKLLLVIGLLLCSIIFAVAAIIKARSLKKASDSRAWKLTAFQRLDFTVDDVLDSLKEDNIIGKGGAGIVYKGAMPSGDNVAVKRLPAMSRGSSHDHGFNAEIQTLGRIRHRHIVRLLGFCSNHETNLLVYEYMPNGSLGEVLHGKKGGHLHWDTRYKIAIEAAKGLCYLHHDCSPLIVHRDVKSNNILLDSNFEAHVADFGLAKFLQDSGTSECMSAIAGSYGYIAPEYAYTLKVDEKSDVYSFGVVLLELVSGRKPVGEFGDGVDIVQWVRKMTDSNKEGVLKILDPRLPSVPLHEVMHVFYVAMLCVEEQAVERPTMREVVQILTELPKAPGSKLVEDSAITESSPPPATTASESPGTTSKDTKDQPPLQSPPPDLLSI